One genomic segment of Deinococcus depolymerans includes these proteins:
- a CDS encoding SIS domain-containing protein: MTDPLMLQEARQSPDVTRRQLAGNADVSRALAAAIRALKPAYAVTIARGSSDHACTVLKYALETQLGLPVASLGPSVHTLYGTRLDLRGALVIAVSQSGASPDVVENVRAARESGALTVALVNVEDSDLAQAAEFVLPLRGGEERAVAATKSYLASLTALLPVIADLSGDGALLRGLDALPAALEATLALEGQARDLADRYRFAENLIVLTRGLHYGVAQEAALKLKETSGIHAEAYSAAEFSHGPRRLLAEGLPVLAFTPADQAGAATRAALDALQGDGADLRTIGPASGSTLTTPATGHGLTDTVPSALAFYLFAAHLSLARGLNPDRPPLLSKVTKTR, from the coding sequence ATGACCGACCCCCTGATGCTGCAGGAAGCCCGGCAGTCCCCCGACGTCACCCGCCGCCAGCTCGCCGGGAACGCCGACGTCAGCCGCGCCCTGGCCGCCGCCATCCGCGCCCTGAAGCCCGCCTACGCCGTCACGATCGCGCGCGGCAGCAGCGACCACGCCTGCACGGTCCTCAAGTACGCCCTGGAAACCCAGCTGGGCCTGCCGGTCGCCAGTCTCGGCCCCAGCGTCCACACCCTGTACGGCACCCGCCTGGACCTGCGCGGCGCCCTGGTGATCGCCGTCTCCCAGAGCGGCGCGAGCCCCGACGTGGTCGAGAACGTCCGCGCGGCCCGCGAGAGCGGCGCCCTGACCGTCGCACTCGTCAATGTGGAAGACAGCGACCTCGCGCAGGCCGCCGAGTTCGTCCTGCCGCTGCGCGGCGGGGAGGAACGCGCCGTGGCCGCCACCAAGAGCTACCTCGCCAGCCTGACCGCCCTGCTGCCCGTCATCGCGGACCTCAGCGGCGACGGGGCCCTGCTGCGGGGCCTGGACGCCCTGCCCGCCGCGCTGGAGGCCACACTGGCCCTCGAGGGGCAGGCGCGCGACCTGGCCGACCGCTACCGCTTCGCGGAGAACCTGATCGTCCTCACGCGCGGCCTGCACTACGGCGTGGCGCAGGAAGCTGCCCTGAAACTCAAGGAGACCAGCGGCATCCACGCCGAGGCGTACTCCGCCGCCGAGTTCAGCCACGGCCCCAGACGCCTGCTCGCCGAGGGCCTCCCGGTCCTGGCGTTCACGCCCGCCGATCAGGCCGGGGCCGCCACCCGCGCCGCGCTGGACGCCCTGCAGGGCGACGGCGCGGACCTGCGCACCATCGGCCCTGCCAGCGGCAGCACCCTCACCACGCCCGCCACCGGGCATGGCCTGACCGACACGGTCCCCAGCGCCCTGGCGTTCTACCTGTTCGCCGCGCACCTCTCGCTGGCACGCGGCCTGAACCCCGACCGGCCCCCGCTGCTCAGCAAGGTCACGAAGACCCGCTGA
- a CDS encoding transposase produces the protein MERFFDRHPIQPADVARVVLTLLPSAQPREFILDRTNWKYGQTDVNVLLLAVIWRGVAVPLLYELLPHGGGSHTEIRHTLMDDALCLLCAADIRVLYADREFVGYDWIQGLACRGIPICVRLRSDTLMDDWTAKDWLSRLQTGTAGLLVEDTVVYGQPMNVVLTHTRDGESLIIASNAGAVTTIQTRYRRRFLIECLFRALKSKGFQLEGTHMTLHDHVERLLCLLTLTYTWCVLVGVTLDCPKKAHGRRAWSVVKMGLRELVRSFSRESARLCDLIDLLMPSQTNSPESVGY, from the coding sequence GTGGAACGCTTTTTTGACCGGCATCCCATTCAGCCGGCCGACGTCGCCCGGGTGGTCCTGACGCTCCTTCCCTCCGCGCAACCACGCGAATTCATCCTCGACCGGACAAATTGGAAGTATGGCCAGACGGACGTGAACGTCCTGCTCCTGGCTGTCATCTGGCGGGGCGTCGCAGTCCCCCTCCTCTACGAGCTGCTGCCCCATGGGGGCGGCAGCCATACCGAAATCCGGCACACCCTCATGGACGATGCCCTCTGCCTGCTCTGTGCAGCGGACATCCGGGTCCTGTATGCCGACCGCGAATTCGTCGGCTATGACTGGATTCAGGGACTGGCCTGCCGTGGGATTCCTATCTGCGTGCGCCTGAGAAGTGACACACTCATGGATGACTGGACCGCCAAAGACTGGCTGAGTCGCTTGCAGACCGGCACGGCCGGTCTGCTGGTCGAGGACACGGTGGTGTACGGGCAACCGATGAACGTGGTCCTGACGCACACGCGAGACGGCGAGTCGCTGATCATCGCCAGCAACGCCGGGGCGGTGACGACGATCCAGACGCGATATCGCCGGAGATTCTTGATTGAGTGCCTCTTCAGGGCCCTCAAGAGCAAGGGATTCCAACTGGAGGGAACACACATGACGCTCCACGATCACGTCGAGCGCCTGCTGTGCCTGTTGACGCTGACCTACACGTGGTGTGTGCTGGTCGGAGTCACGCTGGACTGCCCGAAGAAGGCGCATGGTCGTCGGGCGTGGAGCGTGGTGAAGATGGGCTTGCGGGAACTGGTCCGATCGTTCAGCCGGGAGTCAGCACGCCTGTGTGACTTGATCGACCTGTTGATGCCGTCCCAGACGAACTCCCCGGAAAGTGTCGGGTACTGA
- a CDS encoding fimbrial biogenesis chaperone produces the protein MRPASLALLCPLLGGAALAATLQVTPLSLEIDLRHSKAGSVTVTNTGRDAARYRVTVLRVSQDGQETLQPAPEVVLNPPTFTVTAGARQVLRAGFTGAAPANAEATYRVLVQQVPLPGGMATVSSLLSVGVPLYVRTRDGEPDVTFWTERGPQGPVLTARNAGGRRAVLANLSVPGRTLGSLVLVAGGEMRWPLTEGVERVTFEAGGGPHAAKVSAR, from the coding sequence ATGCGCCCAGCTTCCCTCGCCCTCCTGTGCCCACTGCTTGGCGGCGCCGCCCTCGCCGCGACCCTGCAGGTCACGCCACTGAGCCTGGAGATCGACCTGCGCCACTCGAAAGCCGGGTCGGTCACCGTCACGAACACCGGCCGTGACGCCGCCCGTTACCGCGTGACGGTCCTGCGGGTATCGCAGGACGGTCAGGAAACCCTGCAACCCGCACCGGAAGTGGTCCTGAACCCGCCCACCTTCACGGTAACCGCCGGGGCCCGGCAGGTGTTGCGTGCCGGATTCACCGGCGCGGCCCCCGCGAACGCGGAGGCAACGTACCGGGTGCTGGTGCAGCAGGTCCCACTTCCAGGCGGGATGGCCACCGTTTCGTCCCTGCTGAGTGTCGGCGTGCCCCTGTACGTCCGCACGCGGGACGGTGAGCCGGACGTGACCTTCTGGACTGAGCGCGGCCCGCAGGGACCGGTCCTGACAGCGCGGAACGCCGGGGGACGGCGGGCCGTGCTGGCGAACCTCAGCGTTCCCGGACGCACGCTGGGCAGCCTGGTCCTCGTGGCGGGCGGGGAGATGCGCTGGCCGCTCACGGAGGGCGTGGAACGCGTGACGTTCGAGGCGGGTGGAGGGCCGCATGCAGCGAAGGTGTCGGCCCGCTAG
- a CDS encoding transposase, giving the protein MPRTPSLPHSIITAQLNRITSLSGLVPYSPLRRSAISQEMARDSFASTEDLQRRARNAPEGAFLAIDFVMVPHAGRTMEGVNYHYSGQAQTRLGHQFTSAALVRFGEDPVPLLERFKVSQALHTERYPYRTATQEMIHVVQDCLAAGVPMAGLLLDGEFGRDAAVTFSREHQIPVLIRAKANMTVQFEGESLTLGALSRQFPPERCHLYAEFGWRVRRLPVAREVGGFDVLIVWRKVHGEWTRFFLFSTFGGDVTVRSLLRAWKARWGIEVIHRLFKQNLGLGRCHCRTIQAQENWVWCVVEAFHAVLRVRREVPGMTWRAAQRQAAQNAEKYVLTGMEQDGLLLKAA; this is encoded by the coding sequence ATGCCTCGCACGCCCAGCCTACCGCACAGCATCATCACTGCGCAGCTGAACCGAATCACCAGCCTCAGCGGTCTCGTTCCCTACAGCCCCCTGCGCAGAAGCGCCATCTCCCAGGAGATGGCGCGGGACTCCTTCGCATCGACGGAAGACCTCCAGCGTCGAGCCAGGAACGCGCCGGAAGGCGCGTTCCTGGCCATTGATTTCGTCATGGTGCCCCACGCCGGACGGACGATGGAAGGCGTCAATTACCACTACAGCGGTCAGGCCCAGACCCGTCTGGGCCATCAGTTCACCTCCGCGGCCCTGGTCAGGTTCGGTGAAGATCCAGTTCCGTTGCTGGAGCGCTTCAAGGTGTCCCAGGCCCTGCATACAGAGCGCTATCCGTACCGTACAGCGACTCAGGAAATGATCCACGTCGTCCAGGATTGCCTCGCGGCGGGCGTCCCCATGGCGGGTCTGCTGCTGGATGGGGAGTTCGGGCGGGACGCGGCCGTGACCTTCAGTCGCGAGCATCAGATTCCGGTCTTGATTCGTGCCAAAGCCAATATGACCGTGCAGTTCGAGGGTGAGTCCCTCACCCTCGGTGCGCTGAGCCGGCAGTTCCCTCCGGAACGCTGCCACCTGTACGCGGAGTTCGGGTGGCGTGTCCGCCGCTTGCCGGTCGCCCGTGAGGTCGGTGGGTTCGATGTCCTGATCGTGTGGCGCAAGGTGCATGGGGAGTGGACACGGTTTTTCCTGTTCAGCACGTTCGGTGGTGACGTCACGGTTCGTTCGCTGCTGCGGGCCTGGAAGGCCCGCTGGGGGATCGAGGTGATTCACCGGCTGTTCAAGCAGAACCTGGGACTGGGACGCTGTCATTGCCGGACGATCCAGGCGCAGGAGAACTGGGTGTGGTGCGTGGTGGAGGCCTTTCACGCGGTGCTACGCGTGCGTCGGGAAGTACCGGGCATGACGTGGCGGGCCGCACAACGGCAGGCAGCTCAGAATGCTGAGAAGTACGTCCTGACCGGGATGGAGCAGGACGGACTCCTGCTTAAGGCCGCGTGA
- a CDS encoding spore coat protein U domain-containing protein, producing MRRRPSLLALLTWQSLAAASGSVSTLTPGGSAPYTVTVGVGAGCDLSTSDAVFGFYDGAPLSASGTIRVTCTQGARYSLLVTASAATPGGATVLTRVGGTDTLEYTLDSVSDNGQYAALDDSDPLGLVTVTATTVPYVRTLTFLLYGGQTPVPGEYRAQHTVEITLLN from the coding sequence ATGCGCCGGCGACCCTCCCTCCTCGCGCTGCTGACCTGGCAATCACTGGCCGCCGCCTCTGGCAGCGTCAGTACCCTCACGCCCGGCGGGTCCGCGCCGTACACCGTGACCGTCGGGGTCGGGGCCGGCTGCGACCTGAGCACCTCAGACGCCGTGTTCGGCTTCTACGACGGCGCCCCCCTGAGTGCCAGCGGCACCATCCGCGTGACCTGCACGCAAGGCGCCCGGTACTCACTGCTGGTCACAGCCAGCGCCGCCACGCCCGGCGGCGCGACCGTCCTGACCCGCGTGGGTGGCACCGACACCCTGGAGTACACCCTCGACAGCGTGAGCGACAACGGTCAGTACGCCGCGCTGGACGACAGCGACCCGCTGGGGCTCGTGACCGTCACGGCCACCACCGTTCCCTACGTGCGCACCCTGACGTTCCTGCTGTACGGCGGTCAGACCCCCGTGCCGGGTGAGTACCGGGCGCAGCACACGGTCGAGATCACCCTGCTGAACTGA
- a CDS encoding response regulator, with the protein MSDRLTVLVVDDNLADLLLLEEVFEEHAAEVDLLTFRSGPDVLAYLRDPACPLPDVLLLDWLMPAMNGQEVLESLRAEPRLRGLPVMVLSGHALDVPGTLACLIKQASLEGLMASVDRMIGELRSRRALPSAAPRC; encoded by the coding sequence ATGTCCGACCGCCTGACCGTTCTGGTAGTAGATGACAACCTGGCGGACCTCCTGCTGCTGGAGGAGGTGTTCGAGGAGCACGCCGCGGAGGTGGATCTCCTGACGTTCCGCAGTGGCCCGGACGTCCTGGCGTACCTGCGTGATCCGGCCTGCCCGCTGCCGGACGTGCTGTTGCTGGACTGGTTGATGCCTGCCATGAACGGTCAGGAGGTGCTGGAGTCGTTGCGTGCCGAGCCGCGGTTGCGCGGCCTGCCGGTCATGGTGCTGTCCGGACACGCGCTGGACGTGCCGGGCACGCTGGCCTGCCTGATCAAGCAGGCCTCGCTGGAGGGACTGATGGCGTCGGTGGACCGCATGATCGGGGAACTGCGGTCGCGGCGGGCCCTGCCGTCCGCCGCGCCGCGCTGCTGA
- a CDS encoding SDR family oxidoreductase yields the protein MELTGRTALVIGAGSGVGRGVALALDRAGLSVIVADLDPVTAQQTGDLLSERAQVVQVDATSQASLATLASRIPVLHLLVVTVGGIDVRPLDELTEAHWQWAWNLNVMTSVLAVQTFLPALRQQRGSGIVLTGSGSGLNLPDPDPNAALYATTKHALTGYTGVLRAALASEGIQVTLLVPSGVEGNLAATSARSRTAAFGEALDEARGQQPPGRRLLPAPAIGEALVRGLQENRTFVNNRGADFHAAMVEWLDEWQRNTVTVST from the coding sequence ATGGAGTTGACTGGTCGGACAGCGCTGGTGATTGGTGCGGGTAGTGGGGTCGGGCGTGGTGTGGCCCTGGCGCTCGACCGTGCCGGACTCTCGGTGATTGTTGCGGATCTTGACCCGGTCACGGCGCAGCAGACCGGCGACCTGCTGAGTGAGCGGGCACAGGTCGTTCAGGTCGACGCGACAAGCCAGGCTTCCCTGGCGACCCTGGCCAGCCGCATCCCAGTGCTTCATCTTCTGGTTGTGACGGTCGGCGGCATTGATGTCCGACCCCTGGACGAACTGACGGAAGCGCACTGGCAGTGGGCATGGAACCTGAATGTCATGACCAGCGTTCTGGCGGTGCAGACGTTCCTACCGGCGCTGCGTCAGCAGCGCGGTTCGGGGATTGTCTTAACTGGTTCCGGTTCAGGGTTGAACCTACCGGATCCGGATCCGAATGCGGCTCTGTACGCCACGACGAAACATGCGCTGACCGGGTACACGGGAGTGCTTCGCGCGGCGCTGGCCTCAGAGGGGATACAGGTAACACTGTTGGTGCCGTCTGGTGTTGAGGGAAATCTGGCGGCTACGTCTGCGAGAAGTCGCACTGCGGCGTTCGGGGAAGCGCTTGATGAGGCCAGGGGCCAGCAACCTCCGGGCCGGAGGTTGCTGCCTGCTCCTGCGATCGGGGAGGCGTTAGTTCGAGGGCTGCAGGAAAATCGGACATTCGTCAATAACCGGGGCGCGGACTTTCACGCGGCAATGGTGGAATGGTTGGATGAATGGCAGCGAAATACCGTCACGGTTTCAACCTAA
- a CDS encoding GGDEF domain-containing protein has protein sequence MPVQPVRQQVALASLGFGLLAAVTVAGLPSVADDLNLTMLSAALVRLVCLTMVINASVCAPGPRARAYRWLLAALVAYFAGEVLFFHLETPGPRTSWLPRPSDLFFLLLYPLTLRALLDLSGARASPLALQIDVAAVTLTLTLPLLVPLSQTGQPTVWIQAVFPVLDLWLLLITGWLLLARTRQLCRHQLLLASAVLLIGAGDLWYVGRVTAGDYQNLRPVLQLWNVTFALIALSALLALDPDDPALLRSRPLTHQVRQLLGTWPFLALLGAFASGWSLRAAPQGVTVHLTVTLLIAALVLARYRLLVTRQRQLLGRLRETSRALSRSRADLHRQLHTDDLTGLPNRRALMDTLTRWTATGRAAEGVGVIFLDLNGFKAVNDRHGHAAGDLVLREVARRLHAALLHPDDLVSRLSGDEFAVAFRGPPAHGVALLRAIGAAITREPMGDPGLPPGLRVGVSAGMAHSGTGPWTLSPLLSSADHRMYLAKRGGSGLFRSWPAADGPDPRHPAAGPDGA, from the coding sequence GTGCCCGTTCAACCGGTCCGTCAGCAGGTCGCCCTGGCCAGCCTGGGGTTCGGCCTGCTGGCGGCCGTGACGGTCGCGGGCCTGCCGTCCGTGGCGGACGACCTGAACCTCACGATGCTGAGCGCCGCGCTGGTGCGGTTGGTCTGCCTGACCATGGTCATCAACGCGTCCGTGTGCGCTCCGGGCCCGCGCGCCCGCGCGTACCGCTGGTTACTCGCGGCCCTGGTCGCGTACTTCGCCGGGGAGGTGCTGTTCTTTCACCTGGAAACACCCGGCCCCAGGACAAGCTGGCTGCCGCGCCCGTCGGATCTGTTCTTCCTGCTGCTGTACCCGCTGACACTCCGGGCGCTGCTGGACCTCAGTGGCGCCCGCGCCTCCCCGCTCGCGCTGCAGATCGACGTGGCGGCCGTGACGCTCACGCTCACGCTGCCGCTGCTGGTGCCGCTCTCGCAGACCGGACAGCCCACCGTGTGGATTCAGGCGGTGTTCCCGGTGCTGGACCTGTGGCTGCTGCTGATCACCGGCTGGCTGCTGCTGGCCCGCACCCGCCAGCTGTGCCGTCACCAGCTGCTGCTGGCCAGCGCGGTCCTGCTGATCGGTGCCGGTGACCTGTGGTACGTCGGGCGGGTCACGGCCGGGGATTACCAGAACCTGCGCCCGGTCCTGCAGCTGTGGAACGTCACCTTCGCCCTGATCGCCCTGTCCGCCCTGCTGGCGCTGGACCCGGACGATCCGGCGCTGCTGCGCTCCCGGCCACTCACGCACCAGGTCCGGCAGCTGCTGGGCACCTGGCCGTTCCTGGCGCTGCTCGGCGCCTTCGCGAGCGGCTGGTCGCTGCGGGCCGCGCCGCAGGGCGTGACGGTCCACCTGACCGTCACGCTGCTGATCGCGGCGCTGGTCCTGGCCCGCTACCGCCTGCTGGTCACCCGGCAGCGGCAACTGCTCGGGCGCCTGCGCGAGACCTCCCGCGCCCTGAGCCGCAGCCGCGCGGACCTGCACCGGCAACTGCACACCGACGACCTGACCGGGCTGCCCAACCGCCGCGCCCTGATGGACACCCTGACCCGCTGGACCGCCACCGGCCGGGCCGCTGAGGGCGTGGGCGTGATCTTCCTCGACCTGAACGGATTCAAGGCCGTGAACGACCGCCACGGCCACGCGGCGGGCGACCTGGTGCTGCGCGAGGTCGCCCGCCGCCTTCACGCCGCCCTGCTCCACCCGGACGACCTCGTGTCCCGCCTGAGCGGGGACGAGTTCGCCGTCGCGTTCCGCGGCCCACCGGCCCACGGTGTGGCCCTGCTGCGGGCCATCGGCGCGGCCATCACCCGGGAGCCCATGGGCGACCCGGGCCTGCCTCCGGGGTTGCGGGTGGGCGTGTCCGCGGGCATGGCGCATTCCGGCACGGGCCCGTGGACCCTCTCGCCGCTGCTGTCGAGCGCCGATCACCGCATGTACCTCGCCAAGCGTGGCGGCTCGGGCCTGTTCCGCAGCTGGCCCGCAGCCGACGGCCCGGACCCACGGCACCCGGCGGCCGGGCCGGACGGGGCCTGA
- a CDS encoding EAL domain-containing protein, with amino-acid sequence MLQSGLTFVGAFAQFSDGVALIDLDLKFRDANRALGRWLSHVSAAVPGAETLADLLHPADLPGHLRAVGEVLGGARREVSFPARLHPAQGPAWVSVTVSAVKGEVGVALLVVRADPQRAVVLDLQAQLAAVTAEAERWRLALNGSHDGVWDWYPERGTIYVSPAWKRILGYHRGSLEVTVDVWRDLIHPDDLPGLLPRYQQHVTLETSAYEFEHRMRHRSGRWVWVLLRGQVSAWHADGTPERVTGTLRDVTAQVRAREELQRTRDHLQAIMNAVPGLIGYKDRELRHQYGNVAYQEWYGRPHAELRGMHVREVIGEEMYRQNEPFMRAALAGTKQQFERHLTDAQGQERHVLFSYVPDLHDGEVRGMFVLAVDITSRYQAEQALLEEREWARTTLKSIGDGVITTDPHGQITFMNPVAENLTGWAAADSEGRPIEEVMHLSGAGETLAVRNPLRVALQDQRVVGMAFDTNLNSRTGTVRAIADSAAPIRRPDGTMLGGVIVFHDVSETRAMAVRMSHLAQHDPLTDLPNRVLLQDRIQQALARYRRGGGPFAVVFMDLDHFKYVNDSLGHHVGDELLRAVARRLCELVRETDTVSRQGGDEFVLLLTELRTALEVRAFTDRLEARLAEPYRIGEHVLSTSFSLGIAMCPTDGEDVGTLLRHADVAMYQAKAAGRGRSQFFSQELLASIEHRHRLVTQLRAALAQGAFTLHYQPKVNAVTGALMGVEALLRWALPDGTPVSPAEFIPAAEESGLILPLGQWVLEQACLQARAWQAALPEAVPVAVNISALQFAQPEFVSRVRGALAMSGLAPALLELEITESLLAPHPEAARERLQVLRDLGVRLSIDDFGTGFSSLSYLKLFPVHTLKIDRAFVRDVATDRNDVAIVEAVIGIGQAMNLEVLAEGVETPRQVEVLTRLGCAAMQGYHFARPMPADEMTDWIRRRGADH; translated from the coding sequence ATGCTTCAATCCGGGCTCACGTTCGTGGGTGCTTTCGCGCAGTTCAGTGACGGTGTGGCCCTGATTGACCTGGATCTGAAGTTCCGGGATGCGAACCGGGCGCTGGGCCGCTGGCTGTCTCACGTGAGCGCGGCGGTGCCCGGCGCGGAGACGCTGGCGGACCTGCTGCATCCGGCGGACCTGCCGGGACACCTGCGGGCGGTGGGGGAGGTGCTCGGCGGCGCCCGGCGGGAGGTGTCGTTCCCGGCGCGGCTGCATCCGGCGCAGGGGCCGGCGTGGGTGTCGGTGACGGTCTCGGCCGTGAAGGGCGAGGTGGGCGTGGCGTTGCTGGTGGTGCGGGCCGATCCGCAGCGCGCCGTGGTGCTGGACCTGCAGGCGCAGCTGGCGGCGGTGACCGCCGAGGCGGAACGCTGGCGGCTGGCGCTGAACGGCAGTCATGACGGCGTGTGGGACTGGTACCCGGAGCGCGGCACGATCTACGTGTCGCCCGCCTGGAAACGCATCCTGGGGTACCACCGCGGGTCGCTGGAGGTGACGGTGGACGTGTGGCGCGACCTGATCCACCCGGACGACCTGCCCGGGCTGCTGCCGCGTTACCAGCAGCATGTGACGCTGGAGACCTCGGCGTACGAGTTCGAGCACCGCATGCGTCACCGCAGCGGCCGGTGGGTGTGGGTGCTGCTGCGCGGTCAGGTGAGCGCCTGGCACGCCGACGGAACGCCGGAACGGGTGACGGGCACGCTGCGGGACGTGACGGCGCAGGTGCGGGCGCGCGAGGAGTTGCAGCGCACCCGTGATCACCTGCAGGCGATCATGAACGCCGTGCCGGGACTGATCGGGTACAAGGACCGGGAGTTGCGTCACCAGTACGGGAACGTCGCGTACCAGGAGTGGTACGGGCGGCCGCACGCGGAGTTGCGCGGCATGCACGTGCGCGAGGTGATCGGGGAGGAGATGTACCGCCAGAACGAGCCGTTCATGCGCGCGGCGCTCGCCGGGACCAAGCAGCAGTTCGAGCGGCACCTGACGGACGCGCAGGGCCAGGAGCGGCACGTGCTGTTCTCGTACGTGCCGGACCTGCATGACGGGGAGGTGCGGGGCATGTTCGTGCTGGCGGTGGATATCACCAGCCGGTACCAGGCGGAGCAGGCGCTCCTCGAGGAACGCGAGTGGGCGCGCACGACCCTGAAGTCGATCGGGGACGGCGTGATCACCACCGACCCCCACGGACAGATCACGTTCATGAACCCGGTCGCGGAGAACCTGACCGGCTGGGCCGCGGCGGACAGTGAGGGCCGCCCGATCGAGGAGGTCATGCACCTCAGCGGCGCGGGGGAGACGCTGGCGGTGCGTAACCCGCTGCGGGTGGCCCTGCAGGACCAGCGGGTGGTGGGCATGGCCTTCGACACCAACCTGAACAGCCGGACCGGGACGGTGCGTGCCATCGCGGATTCCGCCGCGCCGATCCGCCGGCCGGACGGGACGATGCTGGGCGGCGTGATCGTGTTCCATGACGTCAGCGAGACGCGGGCGATGGCGGTGCGCATGAGCCACCTCGCGCAGCACGATCCGCTGACGGACCTGCCCAACCGGGTGCTGTTGCAGGACCGGATCCAGCAGGCGCTGGCCCGGTACCGGCGGGGCGGGGGGCCGTTCGCGGTGGTGTTCATGGACCTCGATCACTTCAAGTACGTCAACGATTCGCTGGGACACCACGTGGGTGACGAGCTGCTGCGCGCCGTGGCCCGCCGGCTGTGCGAACTGGTGCGCGAGACCGACACGGTCAGCCGCCAGGGCGGGGATGAGTTCGTGCTGCTGCTCACCGAGCTGCGCACGGCCCTGGAGGTCCGGGCGTTCACGGACCGCCTGGAGGCGCGGCTGGCGGAACCGTACCGGATCGGGGAGCACGTGCTGAGCACCTCGTTCAGTCTGGGCATCGCGATGTGCCCGACCGACGGGGAGGACGTCGGGACGCTGCTGCGGCACGCGGACGTGGCCATGTACCAGGCCAAGGCGGCCGGGCGGGGGCGGTCGCAGTTCTTCTCGCAGGAGCTGCTGGCGTCCATCGAGCACCGGCACCGGCTGGTCACGCAGCTGCGCGCGGCCTTGGCTCAGGGGGCGTTCACGCTGCACTACCAGCCGAAAGTGAACGCCGTGACGGGCGCCCTGATGGGCGTGGAGGCGCTGCTGCGCTGGGCCCTGCCAGACGGCACGCCGGTCTCTCCGGCGGAGTTCATTCCGGCGGCCGAGGAGAGCGGCCTGATCCTGCCGCTGGGGCAGTGGGTGCTGGAGCAGGCCTGCTTGCAGGCGCGCGCGTGGCAGGCGGCCCTGCCGGAGGCGGTGCCGGTCGCGGTGAACATCTCCGCGTTGCAGTTCGCGCAGCCGGAATTCGTGTCGCGGGTCCGGGGGGCGCTGGCGATGAGCGGCCTGGCGCCGGCGCTGCTGGAACTGGAGATCACCGAGAGCCTGCTCGCGCCGCATCCCGAGGCGGCCCGGGAGCGGCTGCAGGTGCTGCGGGACCTGGGCGTGCGGCTGTCCATCGATGATTTCGGAACGGGGTTTTCCAGCCTGAGTTACCTGAAGCTGTTCCCGGTGCACACCCTGAAGATCGACCGGGCGTTCGTGCGGGACGTCGCAACCGACCGGAACGACGTGGCGATCGTGGAGGCCGTCATCGGGATCGGGCAGGCCATGAACCTGGAGGTGCTGGCCGAGGGGGTCGAGACGCCACGTCAGGTGGAGGTCCTGACCCGGCTGGGCTGCGCGGCCATGCAGGGCTACCATTTCGCGCGGCCCATGCCAGCCGACGAGATGACCGACTGGATCCGCCGGCGTGGCGCCGACCATTAG
- a CDS encoding response regulator, which translates to MPQVITVLLIDDNPADLTLAQEAFDDHSDHVTLITCSEGAQAIRLLKDTSRSLPDVIVLDVNMPVMSGFDVLRTIRADEDLRHLPVVMLSTSSSEADIGQAYDLIASSYMLKNASFSEFVSQIDQFVKFWTGCQFKRPHRP; encoded by the coding sequence ATGCCTCAAGTCATTACCGTGCTTCTCATTGACGACAACCCGGCGGACCTGACGCTGGCGCAGGAGGCGTTCGACGATCACAGCGACCACGTCACCCTGATCACCTGCAGCGAGGGCGCCCAGGCCATCCGTCTGCTCAAGGACACCAGCCGGTCCCTGCCGGACGTGATCGTCCTCGACGTGAACATGCCGGTCATGAGCGGCTTCGACGTGCTGCGCACCATCCGCGCCGACGAGGACCTGCGCCACCTGCCGGTCGTGATGCTCAGCACCTCCAGCAGCGAGGCGGATATCGGGCAGGCGTACGACCTGATCGCCAGTTCCTACATGCTCAAGAACGCCAGTTTCAGCGAGTTCGTCTCTCAGATCGACCAGTTCGTGAAATTCTGGACCGGCTGTCAGTTCAAACGCCCCCACCGCCCGTGA
- a CDS encoding response regulator — translation MPAADPVATSSARADLPLSVLLVDDDATDLELAAIVFGEHELDVHTCSGGVEALTHLRATPALPDVVVLDLNMPQMNGFEVLDSIRRDAALRHLPVVILSTSGEPRDVGRAYELLASSYLVKQRDFTAFEQQVQGFVHFWSTCLFPDRPVRLPGS, via the coding sequence ATGCCAGCCGCTGACCCTGTCGCCACGTCGTCCGCCCGGGCCGACCTGCCCCTGTCGGTCCTGCTGGTCGACGACGACGCCACGGACCTCGAACTGGCCGCCATCGTCTTCGGCGAGCACGAACTCGACGTCCACACCTGTTCCGGCGGCGTGGAGGCCCTCACGCACCTGCGGGCCACGCCGGCCCTGCCGGACGTCGTGGTCCTCGACCTCAACATGCCACAGATGAACGGCTTCGAGGTTCTGGACAGCATCCGGCGTGACGCCGCGCTCCGGCACCTGCCGGTGGTGATCCTCTCCACGTCCGGAGAACCCCGTGACGTGGGACGCGCGTACGAACTGCTCGCCAGTTCCTACCTCGTCAAGCAGCGGGACTTCACGGCCTTCGAGCAGCAGGTCCAGGGCTTCGTGCACTTCTGGAGCACCTGCCTGTTCCCGGACCGCCCGGTCCGCCTCCCGGGCAGCTGA